CAAAACTCTTGATTTTTCATTAGTCCACGCACTATCTGGACTTTGCTCGTATAGTAGTTTTTGCCCTTGATGTGATGAATAGAAGTTGATAAAATCGGCGGTTGGAAACAGCGTCTACACAGTAATAGCGTTACACTGTTGAATCCATGTCAAAATCATGAACTAAGGAGATAAATAAAATGTCAGAAGAAGAGTTTCAACAAAAAATCTTAAATTCACTCGAAGAATTAAAAACTGATGTGGCAAAATCAAATGAGAAATTTGAAGTATACAGGCAAGCTACACAGTCACTGGTTAATTTGGCTTTCGGTTTGATTGCCAGCGCCACGATAATTACGGTGGTGTCATCAGTTTTCAAGAGGTAATTTCTGAACGCAATCTGAACACCAAGAAAACATCGCCAATTTGTTGATATTGTTGTGATAAATCGAAGAGAGGAATTTTATTCACGTTGAAACGATTCTAGATTGCCTTTTCAAAATACACCATAGATAGATAGAAGTTGATAAAATCGGCGGTTAGAAACCGCTTCTACACAAACAAAGTCCACCTGCGTGGACTAAGATAAGAAAAAATTAAGGGTTTGAAACCCATGAAGATGGGTTTTGCCTGTGTAGCTGCGATTTCTAACCGCCAAAGCTAAAATGATTTTTCTTCAACTAAAACTACTACAATGACTGTTGATGCTAGATAATGGGAAAGCCTTGACATTTACCCAACCTAGCCCGGAACCAAAGAACTAACAACTATGCGAACTCACTATTGCGGCGAACTCCGAAAAAAACATATTGGTGAAACTGTTACCTTTTACGGATGGGTAGACCGTCGCCGCGATCACGGTGGTGTGATATTCTTAGATTTGCGCGGTTCAGTTCTTAGTTGGGCTTACACTATTTAATCCATATCAAAATCCTTAACTAAGGAGATAAATAAAATGTCAGAAGAAGAGTTTCAACAAAAAATATTAAATTCACTGGAAGAATTAAAAACTGATGTGGCAAAATCAAATGAGAAATTTGAGGTATACAGGCAAGCTACACAGTCACTGGTTAATTTGGCTTTCGGTTTGATTGCCAGCGCCACGATAATTACGGTGGTGTCGTCGGTTTTTAAGAGGTAATTTCTGAACGCGTTCTGAACACCAAGAAGGCATCGTTAAAAATAAGCTAATAGGGAACACTAGATTCTAAATCATTGACTCCGTGTGAGGAGAAAATTAAGCCGTTATTAATTAGGATTGTTTCGATTGTTTGTTGACTCACCATGAAATATTCGGATGCGTCTTCTATCGCAGATTCTGAGTAGTCGTTATTCAAATAAGTCTGCAAGCTATCAATGGGACAAAGAAACTCTGCTGCAAAAGCTCGCTGATATTTTTGCCTTGATGTTCTGATGTCAGTGCTGGCAAGCCATGATTTCCCACAGTTGCCATAAAGCAAATAATCACCAATAAGCCTGGCAAATTCAAATCTTTTAGCCAGTGGATGGCTTTTTCTCGGATGATAGTGAAACCCATTGTTCTCTAATGGGACTGCAACTGAGATAGGTTGTCGCTTTTGAGGCTGCCAGGCATCATATTCAGATTCCTGTAAACCAAGCAAATCGCAAAGGATCTTGTTGGTGAGAGGTTTTTCTTCGTTGTCAATTTTCTTGTGCACAAAAGATACAACTCCCTTTGCTCGTTGCCAAGGCGCTTTTACCGTATCTTGATTTACAGGCAAATTACTCCAATTAACGGGCTTTCCTTTGAGTCCAGTGGATTCGATGAGTTCTTTAATTGCGCTGAAAGGTTTGGTTTCTAATGATTCTTTACCGCAAGTGGGAGCTAGTTCAGAAAGCGTTTCATTTCCAACTCGTTTAGCGAGATCCAGAGCATCTTTCACGATCTCATCGGGACATTCATCGGCATCAAAGCCTAATTCTGCTTCACGACGACGGTACATTGTTGAATATGGGTCAGATCGTTCTTCCTGAACTTCTTCCCAAAGGTGAGCTAAAGACGTTCCATAAACTCCTGTTTCATTAAGACGGGATATAACAGACTCAATAAATGCTGCTGCTATGCTATCAAATTCAAGGAAGTTTTCGGAAACTGCGCGCTCAAGACCATTTATGTATCTAACTGACTGTTTATCAGTAGGATGTGATGGAGTAGCCCATATTTGCATAGATTCAGTATCTGAAGCGCATAAGACCCTCGGACAAATAAACCCTTGATTGGATGCAGTTAGTTCATGCGCCATTTTCCAATCAACTGAGGGTTTGATTCCTGGGGGTGGAAGAGGCTCGAAAAGTAATCGCCACCATGACGATGCCATCCATAATGCAAGGGGATAGGCAGAAAGTAAAACGGTAGGGCAAATCTTTTGAGACCAAATATTCTCATTCTCCGTCAGATTAACTTCTCCCACTTGCAAACTAAACATCCCCATAGTTTGCTGAATTTCGGGCGAATTATTACCATTAGGCGACCAGTCAAAATTAAGATTTAGCTTTTTCACTCCGAATCCCCCATTGCTTAATGACCTCTTCACAGAAAGGATCTTCTTTTTGCATAGGATAACCATGATACGATCCTTGCTCAGACGACTCAAGCTGTGCTTCTAGTGGAATTCCATCATCCATGACAGACCAAACGTTTTTTGGCCACAAACCTGTAAAGCGATCGCTAACTAATCCGTTTTCAATGCCTTGCCTGAGCAGAGCTAGAGCCTCCTTTTTGGTGAAAACCTTAACGGAGTCACAAAGGGACTTACCGGGTCTAGGATAACTAGGGGGCGTAAGATTGAAATCACCTGGATTCATTTTATGTTCAGGATTTCCGCCATATTGCGCTTGTGATGCAAGGTTTAAAAGGTCTTGAAAATCACATTTCTCCAAATCAAGCATTTTGCGTTTGGGGTTGAATCTGCCGTTACGTTTTTTCATAAAAATAAAGTTATGGCTAAACTTTAGCACATTTCAGTCATCCAGTAGCTATCTCACGGTACTTTCAGTTTTAAACTCTCTTTAAGTATGGATTATACAGAAATTTTTCAGATAATACCCCTAAAGGGAAGATTATAAACACTGAACTGCCATTTTCGACATAATCCATAATGTCGTTGATTTTTCTTCAACTAAAACTACTACAATGACTGTTGATGCTAGATAATGGGAAAGCCTTGACATTTACCCAACCTAGCCCGGAACCAAAGAACTAATAACTATGCGAACTCACTATTGCGGCGAACTCCGAAAAGAACATATTGGTGAAACTGTTACCTTTTACGGATGGGTAGACCGTCGCCGCGATCACGGTGGTGTGATATTCCTAGATTTGCGCGATCGCTCTGGTATTGTCCAAATCGTTAGCGACCCCCAGCGCACCCCAGACTCCTACGAACAGGCTAACTCACTCCGAAACGAATACGTTGTCGCAATCACCGGTACAGTTAGCCAACGTCCCCCAGAATCACTAAATCCCAGGCTACCCACAGGCGAAGTGGAAATCTATGCTGATAAAATAGAACTCCTCAACGCCGTCCGCAAACAGTTACCTTTCCAAGTTTCCACCGCAGACACGGAAAATGTGCGCGAAGACTTGCGGTTAAAATATCGTTATTTGGACTTACGACGGGAACGTATGGCGCAAAATATGCAATTGCGTCACCAAGTCATCAAATCCATGCGGCGCTACCTGGAAGACTTAGAAGGTTTTATCGAAATCGAAACCCCTATTCTCACCCGTTCTACCCCCGAAGGGGCGCGAGATTATATTCTTCCCAGTCGCGTCAATGAAGGTGAATGGTTTGCTTTACCGCAATCACCCCAACTATTCAAACAATTATTGATGGTATCGGGAATGGATAGATACTATCAAGTAGCGCGATGTTTCCGGGATGAAGATTTACGCGCAGACAGACAACCGGAATTTACCCAATTAGACATGGAAATGAGTTTCATGTCTGAAAATGAAATTATTGAACTCAACGAAAAGTTAGTTTGTCATATTTTCAAAACTGTGAAAGGAATTGATTTACCTCGTCCTTTTCCTCGTCTTCCCTACGCCGAAGCCATGAATCGCTATGGAAGCGATAAGCCTGACACCCGCTACGATTTAGAATTAGTTGATGTTTCCGACGTTTTAAAAGATTCGGGTTTTAAAGTGTTTCGAGAAGCTGTTGCTAATGGTGGGATTGTAAAAATTCTCCCCATTCCTAACGGTAACGATGCAATTTCTAATGTTCGCATTAAACCAGGTGGCGATATTTTCCGAGAAGCCGCAGAAGCTGGTGCAAAAGGTTTAGCTTATGTCCGCGTCCGGGAAAATGGCGAAATTGACACTATTGGCGCAATTAAAGACAATTTAACACCGGAACAAAAGCAGGAAATTTTAACAAGAACAGGTGCAAAAGCTGGACATTTGTTATTATTTGCGGCTGCTGATACGGTCACTGTCAATAAAACTTTGGACAGAATTCGTCAATTTGTGGCTAAGGAATTTAAGTTAATTGAAAAAGATAAAATTAACTTCCTCTGGGTGACAGAATTCCCCATGTTTGAATGGAATGCAGATGAAAAACGTTTAGAAGCATTACATCACCCTTTTACAGCACCTCATCCTGATGATATCAGCGATTTAAAAACCGCCCGCGCTCAAGCTTATGATTTAGTTTTAAATGGGTTTGAAGTTGGTGGTGGAAGTCTGCGAATTTATCAGCGAGAAGTTCAAGAACAGGTGTTTACAGCCATTGGTTTATCAACGGAAGAAGCACAAAGTAAATTTGGCTTTTTGTTAGAAGCTTTTGAATATGGTACTCCTCCTCATGGTGGTATTGCTTACGGTGTAGATCGTTTAGTAATGTTGTTATCTGGAGAAGAATCTATTCGTGATGTGATTGCTTTCCCCAAGACTCAACAAGCTCGTTGTTTGTTAACAGATGCTCCTGCAAATGTGGACGTAAAACAATTGAAGGAGTTGCACGTTGCTTCGACTTTTAAACCTAAGGTGTAATTCAATGTTATATTAAACCCCCTGCTAAGTTTTAGTAGGGGGTTTAATTTTGGTTGGGAAATTTCCCATATACAATTTTTTGATTATTAATCTTACTCGTACTTACAAAACCCGTAGTTATACTTCGTGTTAATAGAAGTTCAACTACGGTATTATTTGATTCAGTTTATGAAAAGTTAAGGCTGGTAATGGGTGATGAAATCCTTCTTTTCATCCTGTTCATCCTTTAATCGGTGGACATCCTGATTCTGACATTTTACCTAATTAGCAACTTACGTTATTAAATTAATTCTTTTTCAATAACTTCAATTAATTCCAGAATATTATGAGATTGGCTAGGTTCTACATTAGACTCTTCAATTATGTGGACATGATGGGGAAAATTAGGTAAATTTGGAAAATGCTGCACATTATCCCAACGTTTTCTTAATTTTTCCTTTTGTTCATCCATCCACTGATAACGATAACCCAGGGTTACAAAATGTCCCTCAATAATAGTAAAGGACTCTGCTATTTCTAAGAAATCATTATTAACTAAAGTTAGTCTAGCACGAAAATAGCCACGATCCAATAAAATCTTTTCTTCCACAATAGCGATTTTAATAATGATGCGGCTAGTTGCTAACTTAATTTTTACTGTATTAATATAATCTTGTATTTCCATTGTTTAACCAGCTATTAAATTTGTATTTATCTGCATATTATTTTGAGCATTAGTCCACATTTCATAAAATACGCTCCATTCAAAAAAATCTATTTCATCTCCTAATTTACCTGCTTTAAACTCTTGATAAAAGTCACTAGAAGACATTTGATATTTTGTCTCAAAATTCTTTAGCCGTTGTTCTAAATCTGAAATATCTTGTTGTATTGAATTTGCTAAATGCGAAGATGATTTGACATTATTAATTTTGCTTTCTAAAAGCTGCCTTTCTTCTGGAGATAAAGAGAGGATGATTTGAGTGATAGATTCAACTAGTTGGGTATTCATAAGACCTCGCGGTATGCGGGAAACTCAGTGTCTTTAGACCTGAGAGGGAAGCGACACGGGCGGTTTTAACCGCATTGAGTCTTATTTATTATAATATATTTCTTTAGCACGGTGATGTAAAAATACTGCAAAAAAAATACAAAAGTATGGTATAAAAAAGTAATACATTAATTTGGGAAAAATGACTATTCCTGATTTTCAAGCTATTATGCTTGTTCACCTGATTTTTTTGAAAGATTAGTGGTAGATTTACTCGTAAAAATGGGTTATGGTGGCTCAAGACGTGATGCTGGCAGAGCAATTGGTAAAAATGGTGATGGTGGAATTGATGGTATAATCAAGGAAGATAAATTAGGTTTAGATATTGTTTATATTCAAGCTAAAAGATGGGATAATACTGTTGTCGGTAGACCAGAGATTCAAAAGTTTGTCGGGGCTTTACATGGACAAAGAGCAAGAAAAGGTGTTTTTATCACTACTTATAGATTTTCCCAAGAAGCTAGAGAATATGTATCTATTATAGATAGTAAAATTGTGTTAATAGATGGACAAGAATTAGCCCAATTAATGATTGATAATCATGTAGGGGTTTCCACTGTCTCTATTTACGAAATTAAAAAAATAGATTCTGACTATTTTACAGATGAATAATTATTAAACAATATACAATACATGAGAACAAACAATTTAAAAGCTGTAGAATTATTTGCTGGTATCGGTGGTTTTCGCTTAGGGCTGACAAATGCTAATATTGAAACTATATGGGCTAATGATATTAATGAATTGAGTTGTCAAGTTTATGAAAGCAATTTTGGTAAAGATTCTATAGTTTTAGGAAATATTAATAAAATTCCGATATCAGATATACCCAATCATGATATTTTAATGGCTGGTTTCCCTTGTCAACCATTTAGCCCTGCTGGTAAAAAATTGGGTGTGAGAGATAGTGTTAGAGGAACTTTATTTGAACGTATTGTAGAAATTATAGCCGAAAAACAACCCCAATATTTTTTCTTAGAAAATGTTAAAAGACTTTTAACAATGGAAAATGGCTATCATTTTCGAGTTATTTTAAATGCGCTATCGGAATTGAATTATTTTATAGAATGGAGAATCATTAGTCCCATTAGCTTTGGTATTCCTCAAAATAGAGATAGGATTTTTATTTTCGGAACTAAGTTGAATGAAGATAATATAAATTCTCAACTTTTACAAAATAAATCAGTTTTCTTAACTCAATCAGATTTAATTAATTTACAAAATATAGAAATATTAACAGAAAAAGATATGATGCCTATAGTTGCAAATCAAGGTAAGAATTATAATTGGGGAATTGCTTATAAAAATAAAATGTTAACTTTGAATCTTCCTGCTTTACCGGATATCAAACCTAGACAAAAATTAAAAGATATTCTCCAAGATGATTTAATGGTAGATGCTCAATTTGATTTTACATCTGATACTTTAGAACGAATTAAGCAAAGTAAAGCTGTAAATCGTTATTGTCAAGGTGTGGAATTATTATATAATCAAGATGGAGGTGCAAGATTAGGTTATACAATATTTGGAATTAATGGAATTGCATCAACTTTAACTGCTTCTACATCAAGACATTATGAACGTTATCAAGTAGGTGATAAATATCGGCGTTTAACGAATATTGAATATGCGAGATTGATGGGGTTTCCTGATGATTGGTGTCGGGTAGCTAGAATTTATGAT
The window above is part of the Dolichospermum sp. DET69 genome. Proteins encoded here:
- the aspS gene encoding aspartate--tRNA ligase is translated as MRTHYCGELRKEHIGETVTFYGWVDRRRDHGGVIFLDLRDRSGIVQIVSDPQRTPDSYEQANSLRNEYVVAITGTVSQRPPESLNPRLPTGEVEIYADKIELLNAVRKQLPFQVSTADTENVREDLRLKYRYLDLRRERMAQNMQLRHQVIKSMRRYLEDLEGFIEIETPILTRSTPEGARDYILPSRVNEGEWFALPQSPQLFKQLLMVSGMDRYYQVARCFRDEDLRADRQPEFTQLDMEMSFMSENEIIELNEKLVCHIFKTVKGIDLPRPFPRLPYAEAMNRYGSDKPDTRYDLELVDVSDVLKDSGFKVFREAVANGGIVKILPIPNGNDAISNVRIKPGGDIFREAAEAGAKGLAYVRVRENGEIDTIGAIKDNLTPEQKQEILTRTGAKAGHLLLFAAADTVTVNKTLDRIRQFVAKEFKLIEKDKINFLWVTEFPMFEWNADEKRLEALHHPFTAPHPDDISDLKTARAQAYDLVLNGFEVGGGSLRIYQREVQEQVFTAIGLSTEEAQSKFGFLLEAFEYGTPPHGGIAYGVDRLVMLLSGEESIRDVIAFPKTQQARCLLTDAPANVDVKQLKELHVASTFKPKV
- the dcm gene encoding DNA (cytosine-5-)-methyltransferase, with protein sequence MRTNNLKAVELFAGIGGFRLGLTNANIETIWANDINELSCQVYESNFGKDSIVLGNINKIPISDIPNHDILMAGFPCQPFSPAGKKLGVRDSVRGTLFERIVEIIAEKQPQYFFLENVKRLLTMENGYHFRVILNALSELNYFIEWRIISPISFGIPQNRDRIFIFGTKLNEDNINSQLLQNKSVFLTQSDLINLQNIEILTEKDMMPIVANQGKNYNWGIAYKNKMLTLNLPALPDIKPRQKLKDILQDDLMVDAQFDFTSDTLERIKQSKAVNRYCQGVELLYNQDGGARLGYTIFGINGIASTLTASTSRHYERYQVGDKYRRLTNIEYARLMGFPDDWCRVARIYDQYALFGNAIVPTCVEWVCQRIGKINIEFTKSSWQQLSLAI